The following coding sequences are from one Candidatus Nitronereus thalassa window:
- a CDS encoding aldo/keto reductase has product MNFQLQLTPGSREGQKVTRHRLTDILGQCYRPPMSSPTTNRPPNRLIHETSPYLLQHAHNPIDWYPWGKDALSRAQTEDKPILLSIGYSACHWCHVMERESFENEEIAKLMNQDYVCIKVDREERPDLDEIYMQATLAMNQGNGGWPMTVFLTPDQQPIFAGTYFPPTDKWGRPGFSTVLKKIAEGWHKDRAEIVDTASRFTAKLQKSIQVPSPTTIGQDELDAGTEQFAKHFDPVFGGFGQAPKFPPATGLSFLLRQYHHTGNEHTLTMVRKTLDAMAAGGMYDHIAGGFSRYSTDERWLVPHFEKMLYDNALLAKTYVEAFQVTQADNYRRVATEILDYIIREMTSPEGGFYSATDADSEGVEGKFFVWDPEQIKAIVPSEEDAKRFCAYYDITDEGNWEHHSIPNTPRALDAVAQEIDCSPEELQQTIDRVRPLVYQARLTRVPPGLDDKIITAWNGMMISTMAEASRVFGHPQYLQAATNAADFLLRTLSRPDGGLFRTYRENKAHLDAYLEDYAFLIEALIDIYEAGGSEHYLSEAVRLAERLLQDFSDQEYGGFFTTAKDHETLILRSREGPDGATPSGNAVAATALARLSFHFGREDLRDAATQAIRAYGQQIAQIPRGFAKTLIASDLLLKGPIELALVGSPEGHQALEALSKELRRHFVPNRIIAHYDPQNSKTSHPLLKDKTLVNGQPALYICKNFACAAPLTDPKLIKQALAHQLHPDPDQPTTQTTTLKTSGITGKATAQGTAAYVSRMLSHSKSNRPSASGYGPLGSTGLTTSRIGFGGYRITEGHDEHREALRKALREGCNIIDTSTNYTDGSSERLIGQVIKELLQAQEMTREEVIVVSKIGYVQGQNLARAETKEQTGHPYPDMVKYGEGLWHCLHPEFLEDQFALSLDRLGLETLDVCLLHNPEYFLSDVKNQKLIVDNEKLQELRNEFYRRLQQAFEYFETQVTAGRLQYYGVSSNTSTTSPDDPEATSLSRIYECAKAAGNTLGKSFPAFRVLQLPMNLFESGALLTPNTGSDTSKTVLEFAQQEQIAILVNRPLNAIPSKHRGMIRLANPHTEPVESTFEELYEQLGTLEEEFREKFVPHIPYSGKGLEPKDFFSFTEELKNLRPRLQGLEHWDQIESQMIAPHVNQALQVVSKHLGEDHANAWSNWQHRYIPKLLTFFLVLRKESAQKNREAISAISGLIDPHLPKDKRSESISSKSLWILTSTSGVTCVLNGMRTSAYVEEALKVLHWAPLSNPRDVFEKIRNPQ; this is encoded by the coding sequence ATGAATTTTCAACTTCAGCTTACACCAGGATCGAGAGAGGGACAGAAAGTCACGAGGCATCGGTTGACCGATATTCTTGGCCAGTGCTACCGTCCCCCTATGTCCTCACCCACCACCAATCGTCCACCCAATCGTCTCATCCACGAAACCAGCCCCTATTTACTTCAGCATGCGCACAACCCTATTGATTGGTATCCTTGGGGCAAGGACGCACTCTCACGAGCCCAGACTGAAGACAAACCTATTCTCTTATCCATAGGATATTCGGCCTGCCATTGGTGCCATGTGATGGAACGTGAATCGTTTGAGAATGAGGAAATCGCTAAACTCATGAATCAGGACTATGTCTGTATCAAAGTGGACCGAGAGGAACGCCCCGACCTCGATGAAATTTACATGCAAGCTACGTTGGCCATGAACCAAGGCAACGGGGGATGGCCCATGACGGTATTCCTCACCCCCGACCAACAACCCATCTTTGCCGGCACGTATTTTCCACCGACTGATAAATGGGGACGCCCGGGTTTTAGTACTGTGCTAAAAAAAATCGCGGAAGGTTGGCATAAAGACCGAGCCGAAATTGTGGACACTGCTTCACGGTTTACCGCGAAACTCCAGAAATCCATTCAAGTTCCCTCTCCCACTACCATTGGGCAGGATGAACTGGATGCCGGAACTGAACAATTTGCGAAACATTTCGATCCCGTGTTTGGCGGATTTGGGCAAGCCCCAAAATTCCCTCCTGCCACCGGACTCTCGTTTTTACTTCGCCAATATCATCACACGGGCAACGAACATACCCTAACCATGGTTCGAAAAACCTTGGACGCCATGGCCGCTGGCGGAATGTATGACCACATTGCCGGTGGGTTTTCTCGCTATTCCACAGATGAACGTTGGCTAGTCCCGCATTTCGAAAAAATGTTGTACGACAATGCCCTTCTCGCCAAAACTTACGTCGAAGCCTTTCAAGTCACTCAAGCGGACAACTACCGGCGAGTCGCCACTGAAATTCTCGATTACATAATTCGAGAAATGACGTCTCCGGAGGGAGGATTTTATTCAGCCACTGATGCGGACTCGGAAGGCGTGGAAGGAAAATTTTTTGTTTGGGACCCCGAACAAATTAAAGCGATTGTTCCATCTGAAGAAGACGCGAAACGCTTTTGCGCCTACTATGACATTACCGATGAAGGCAATTGGGAACATCATAGTATCCCCAATACCCCTCGTGCTCTTGATGCTGTCGCTCAAGAAATAGACTGCTCGCCAGAGGAACTGCAACAAACAATAGACCGTGTGCGTCCCCTCGTCTATCAGGCCCGATTAACTCGAGTTCCCCCAGGGCTCGACGATAAAATCATCACCGCGTGGAATGGAATGATGATCAGCACCATGGCCGAAGCCAGTCGAGTATTTGGTCACCCTCAATATTTGCAAGCTGCCACCAACGCCGCGGATTTTCTTCTTCGAACGCTTTCAAGGCCAGATGGTGGTCTGTTTCGCACCTATCGGGAGAACAAAGCCCATCTCGATGCATATCTTGAAGATTATGCGTTTCTCATCGAAGCCTTGATAGATATCTATGAAGCAGGCGGAAGCGAACACTATTTATCCGAGGCCGTTCGATTGGCTGAACGGCTGCTCCAAGATTTTTCCGATCAAGAATACGGTGGATTTTTCACCACGGCAAAAGATCATGAAACCCTCATCCTCCGAAGCCGTGAAGGCCCCGATGGCGCCACTCCTAGCGGAAATGCCGTGGCCGCCACGGCGCTGGCCAGACTCTCGTTTCATTTCGGACGAGAAGATTTACGTGACGCCGCAACACAAGCCATTCGTGCCTATGGCCAACAAATCGCCCAAATCCCGCGCGGCTTTGCGAAAACCTTGATTGCCTCTGATTTACTACTCAAAGGCCCAATTGAATTAGCGTTAGTCGGAAGCCCTGAGGGCCACCAGGCATTGGAAGCCCTTTCAAAAGAACTGAGGCGTCATTTCGTGCCGAATCGAATTATCGCTCATTATGATCCTCAAAACTCCAAAACCTCGCATCCTCTTCTGAAAGACAAAACCTTAGTTAATGGACAGCCAGCGCTTTATATCTGCAAAAATTTCGCCTGTGCCGCTCCCCTTACCGACCCGAAACTGATCAAACAGGCTTTGGCCCATCAGCTTCATCCTGATCCGGATCAACCAACAACCCAAACCACCACACTCAAAACTTCCGGCATCACCGGAAAAGCGACGGCACAGGGAACGGCAGCCTATGTTTCACGCATGTTGTCCCACTCCAAGTCCAACCGCCCATCAGCTTCCGGGTATGGTCCTTTGGGATCAACGGGGTTGACGACCTCTCGAATTGGATTTGGAGGATACCGTATTACGGAAGGTCACGATGAACACCGAGAAGCCTTACGTAAAGCCTTGCGTGAGGGATGCAATATCATTGATACCTCAACGAACTATACGGATGGTAGCAGTGAACGTTTGATTGGGCAGGTGATCAAGGAATTACTGCAGGCTCAAGAAATGACTCGCGAAGAAGTGATCGTGGTTTCGAAGATTGGCTATGTACAAGGCCAGAACCTGGCTCGCGCGGAAACCAAAGAGCAAACCGGACATCCATATCCTGATATGGTGAAATATGGCGAAGGGTTGTGGCATTGCCTCCACCCTGAATTTCTTGAGGATCAGTTTGCGCTATCACTGGATCGTTTGGGGTTGGAAACACTGGACGTGTGCTTACTGCACAACCCTGAATATTTTCTTTCCGACGTTAAAAACCAGAAGCTCATCGTGGATAACGAAAAGCTCCAAGAACTGCGAAACGAATTTTACCGTCGACTACAACAAGCCTTCGAGTATTTTGAGACGCAAGTCACCGCAGGACGCCTACAATACTATGGCGTCTCATCCAACACCTCGACGACCTCTCCCGATGATCCCGAAGCCACCTCACTCTCTCGCATCTATGAATGTGCCAAAGCCGCGGGCAACACTCTTGGAAAATCTTTCCCTGCATTCCGAGTCTTGCAACTCCCCATGAACTTGTTTGAATCAGGGGCATTACTCACTCCCAACACTGGCAGCGACACCTCCAAGACAGTTTTGGAATTTGCACAACAAGAACAGATCGCCATACTTGTCAATCGACCACTCAATGCCATCCCCTCAAAACATCGCGGCATGATTCGATTGGCCAATCCCCACACGGAACCCGTGGAATCAACTTTTGAGGAGCTATACGAACAACTTGGAACCTTGGAAGAGGAATTTCGGGAAAAATTCGTCCCGCATATTCCTTACTCCGGCAAGGGCCTCGAGCCAAAAGACTTTTTCTCATTCACCGAGGAACTGAAAAATCTACGACCCCGCCTCCAGGGACTTGAACACTGGGATCAGATTGAATCACAGATGATCGCCCCACATGTCAATCAAGCGCTTCAAGTCGTCTCCAAACACCTTGGCGAGGACCACGCGAATGCCTGGAGCAATTGGCAACACCGCTACATTCCAAAACTTTTGACCTTTTTTCTGGTGTTGCGAAAAGAATCTGCACAAAAAAACCGTGAGGCGATTTCTGCAATATCAGGACTCATCGATCCCCATCTACCGAAGGATAAACGCTCCGAATCCATTTCCTCCAAATCTCTCTGGATATTAACCAGCACCTCAGGAGTTACCTGTGTCCTCAACGGCATGAGAACATCTGCCTATGTTGAAGAAGCACTCAAGGTCTTACACTGGGCGCCCCTTTCCAACCCCCGAGATGTGTTTGAAAAAATCAGAAATCCTCAATAG
- a CDS encoding DNA internalization-related competence protein ComEC/Rec2, producing MSFSSFVPPFLLLSILCFLAGLWCGSYLLYIPISIISILLLCAVGLTWCERHSVLTYQKSLVLYACIMAGVGYWAINQWDQSPRAFRHLISEQTTFLSGVIVEPVQHSPGRVTMLVSVQSIGEKNNKQPVTGILRLTWLDPQGAVYRGDEIQVKARIREPFGTRNPGGFDYGAFLQQRGVDAVALVRGPDGAQVKGSGSDATLLNAWNRVDRWRDQVRQAVLRSIGEPARGLFLGMIVGEQSYLDQAVRDDFMTTGTVHIISISGSHLGLLAFLSFFIVRGGARRIPAPWLERLSCRLTPKQLAVILTLPLVGFYTLLSGAHVATVRSLIMIALYLLAVWFGHERQMMIALGLSALFATLFDPMVIYDLSFQLSYVSVFAIALALQLTSPPEDDWEFVLSSSEKLKNWIKQYFLISGAASLATLPLVALYFNQVAWLGVLANMVVVPFVGFFVVPLGLFSSILTLALDMEHLPLAGLNQRLLDGLNVLVHIIAEIPGAEWHVASPAPLAIGAFYFCLFLVFRDHRPMLRWGSTFILVGLISWWLWSPRQFFSDDTLRITFLDVGQGDATLLELPEGQVLLIDGGAAYERWNMGRSVVGPYLWDQGIRKIDHLIATHPQLDHVGGLAWIIRHFEVGYYWTNGVQRPEPFYQNLIDAVEEQNLVSQVAWAGSNLLEGESPCQLRSLNPSREISKVRPMAKEHYSGADLNNLSVVLSLTCGDHSILFSADAEVDALERMAQDPQVQRATMIKIPHHGAKSSFSEEWVKQLTAKIAVVSAGQRNRYGHPAPSVLQHYEQQGMKVYRTDQDGAVLVSQNLYSKTTEIHTAQEQRLLMVNPKGDVLQQETENFVRLWKNWSGAY from the coding sequence GTGTCTTTCTCAAGTTTCGTGCCGCCATTTCTTCTGCTTAGCATCCTATGCTTCCTTGCTGGACTCTGGTGTGGGTCCTATCTTCTATACATTCCCATCTCAATCATTTCCATTTTGTTGCTGTGTGCGGTTGGACTCACGTGGTGTGAGCGTCATTCGGTATTGACCTATCAAAAGAGTCTGGTTCTCTATGCGTGCATAATGGCTGGTGTGGGCTATTGGGCCATCAATCAATGGGATCAATCCCCACGTGCGTTTCGCCACCTTATCAGCGAACAAACCACTTTTCTCTCCGGAGTGATCGTGGAGCCTGTTCAACATTCGCCAGGGCGAGTGACGATGCTCGTGTCCGTGCAATCCATTGGAGAGAAAAATAATAAGCAACCTGTTACAGGGATACTTCGATTAACCTGGCTTGATCCTCAGGGGGCAGTGTATCGGGGAGATGAAATACAAGTGAAGGCCCGTATTCGAGAACCGTTTGGGACTCGAAATCCCGGTGGATTTGACTATGGTGCATTTCTTCAACAACGCGGGGTTGACGCGGTGGCCTTGGTGCGCGGGCCGGATGGAGCTCAAGTCAAAGGCTCAGGTTCGGATGCCACTCTGTTAAATGCTTGGAACCGGGTTGATCGTTGGAGAGATCAGGTTCGCCAGGCTGTGTTACGAAGCATTGGCGAGCCCGCGCGCGGTCTGTTTTTAGGGATGATAGTGGGTGAACAAAGTTATCTTGACCAGGCGGTTCGTGATGATTTCATGACGACTGGGACGGTTCACATTATTTCAATTTCTGGTTCACACCTAGGCCTGTTGGCATTCCTTTCCTTCTTTATCGTAAGGGGGGGTGCCCGACGAATTCCGGCGCCATGGTTGGAACGTCTTTCCTGTCGGTTGACTCCCAAACAACTTGCCGTGATTCTCACTCTACCTTTGGTGGGATTTTATACGTTGCTATCGGGAGCTCATGTCGCAACGGTGCGATCGCTGATCATGATCGCGTTATACTTATTGGCTGTGTGGTTTGGCCATGAACGGCAGATGATGATCGCGTTGGGCCTGTCGGCTTTATTTGCCACGCTATTCGATCCCATGGTGATTTATGACCTGTCCTTTCAACTATCCTATGTATCAGTCTTTGCCATTGCGTTGGCTCTGCAATTGACATCCCCTCCTGAAGACGACTGGGAATTTGTTTTATCTTCGAGCGAAAAACTAAAGAACTGGATCAAACAATACTTTCTCATATCTGGTGCGGCTTCGCTCGCCACACTCCCCCTCGTGGCCCTGTACTTTAATCAAGTGGCCTGGCTGGGAGTTTTAGCCAATATGGTGGTGGTGCCGTTCGTGGGATTCTTCGTGGTGCCATTGGGCTTATTTTCCTCGATCCTTACATTGGCCTTGGATATGGAGCACCTTCCTTTGGCAGGGCTCAATCAACGTTTATTGGATGGGCTCAATGTGTTGGTTCATATCATTGCGGAGATACCTGGGGCTGAATGGCATGTGGCTTCGCCGGCCCCCTTAGCTATTGGCGCATTTTACTTCTGTCTCTTTTTGGTATTCAGAGATCATCGGCCCATGCTGCGATGGGGTAGCACATTTATACTGGTTGGACTTATCAGTTGGTGGCTTTGGTCTCCTCGGCAATTCTTCAGTGATGATACCTTGCGTATAACGTTCCTCGATGTTGGGCAAGGTGATGCCACGCTTCTTGAATTACCTGAAGGGCAAGTCCTACTCATTGATGGGGGAGCCGCTTATGAACGGTGGAATATGGGGCGGTCGGTGGTTGGTCCGTATTTGTGGGATCAAGGTATCCGCAAGATTGATCATCTCATTGCCACCCACCCGCAACTTGATCATGTGGGCGGATTGGCGTGGATTATTCGGCACTTTGAGGTTGGGTATTATTGGACCAACGGGGTGCAACGACCAGAGCCGTTTTATCAAAATTTGATTGATGCTGTAGAAGAACAAAATCTTGTGTCGCAGGTTGCATGGGCTGGGAGCAACCTACTAGAAGGAGAAAGCCCTTGTCAGTTGCGGTCGCTCAATCCATCGAGAGAAATCAGTAAAGTAAGACCGATGGCGAAGGAGCATTATAGTGGGGCTGACCTCAATAATCTTTCGGTTGTCTTGAGTCTTACCTGTGGAGATCATTCTATCTTGTTCTCGGCGGATGCTGAGGTGGACGCCTTGGAGCGAATGGCCCAGGACCCTCAGGTTCAACGTGCGACAATGATAAAAATTCCCCATCATGGGGCAAAGAGTTCGTTTAGTGAGGAATGGGTTAAACAATTAACGGCAAAGATCGCAGTGGTATCTGCTGGGCAGCGGAACCGATATGGGCATCCAGCGCCGTCGGTCCTTCAACATTATGAACAACAAGGCATGAAGGTATACCGGACTGATCAAGACGGAGCTGTTCTTGTCAGTCAAAACCTCTATTCGAAGACCACGGAGATTCACACAGCGCAAGAACAAAGGCTTTTGATGGTAAATCCAAAGGGTGATGTGTTGCAACAAGAAACTGAAAATTTTGTTCGATTGTGGAAAAACTGGTCTGGTGCCTATTGA
- the glmM gene encoding phosphoglucosamine mutase: MRKLFGTDGVRGVANLEPMTSETAMKLGRAVAHLFKRREGRHQIVIGKDTRLSGYMLESALTSGICSMGVDVLLVGPMPTPGVAFLTRSLRADAGVMISASHNPYQDNGIKFFSNDGLKLPDEVELRIEELILTNEIEHLRPTAKEIGKAYRIDHAEGRYIEYVKRSLPREMDFQGLKVVLDCAHGAGYSVFPKVVRELGAEVSVIGDEPNGTNINAGYGAMSPKRLQEEVLLQGADIGIALDGDADRSVFVNEEGHVVSGDQALAAFAFDLHERGRLEKQTVVGTVMSNFGFEVALQKVGISLLRTPVGDRYILEQMLANGHNLGGEQSGHFIFLDYNSTGDGLISGLQMLKLMKRAEQPLSVVTQCMEAVPQVLLGVEVSRKPDLDSIPELQAAIRSCEKALNGTGRVLVRYSGTEPLVRVMVEGQNDNQIRQVADQLVGVVKAAIG, translated from the coding sequence ATGCGGAAGTTATTCGGGACAGATGGTGTGCGTGGCGTGGCCAATCTCGAACCCATGACAAGTGAGACCGCCATGAAGTTGGGTCGTGCGGTGGCTCACTTGTTCAAACGGCGTGAAGGTCGCCACCAAATTGTCATTGGCAAGGATACACGATTGTCCGGGTACATGTTGGAGTCTGCCTTAACTTCCGGGATTTGTTCAATGGGTGTGGATGTGTTGCTGGTGGGGCCGATGCCGACTCCTGGAGTGGCGTTTTTAACTCGCAGCCTTCGAGCCGATGCGGGGGTCATGATTTCGGCTTCTCATAATCCGTACCAAGATAATGGGATTAAGTTTTTTTCAAATGACGGATTGAAGCTTCCGGATGAAGTTGAACTACGAATAGAAGAACTTATTCTCACCAATGAAATAGAACATCTTCGTCCAACAGCCAAGGAGATTGGGAAAGCCTATCGAATTGACCATGCCGAGGGCCGGTATATCGAATACGTCAAGCGATCACTGCCGCGTGAAATGGACTTCCAGGGGCTCAAGGTTGTGCTGGACTGCGCTCATGGGGCGGGCTATTCGGTGTTTCCCAAGGTAGTGCGGGAATTGGGTGCTGAAGTGTCAGTGATTGGGGATGAGCCAAATGGGACCAACATTAACGCCGGTTATGGCGCCATGAGTCCGAAACGATTGCAAGAGGAAGTGTTGCTTCAAGGGGCTGATATCGGCATTGCTTTGGATGGGGATGCTGATCGATCAGTGTTTGTTAATGAAGAAGGGCACGTGGTCTCAGGAGATCAGGCGTTAGCCGCATTCGCCTTTGATCTTCACGAACGGGGGCGTCTGGAAAAACAGACGGTGGTGGGAACCGTGATGAGTAACTTTGGTTTTGAAGTGGCGTTGCAGAAAGTCGGAATTTCTCTCCTTCGTACCCCCGTGGGTGATCGTTATATCCTCGAGCAGATGTTGGCCAATGGTCATAATCTCGGCGGCGAACAATCGGGACATTTTATTTTCTTAGATTATAATTCGACCGGAGATGGATTGATTTCTGGCCTTCAAATGTTAAAGCTGATGAAACGAGCTGAACAACCCCTGTCGGTGGTGACCCAGTGTATGGAAGCGGTACCTCAGGTTTTGCTGGGTGTTGAAGTCAGTCGAAAGCCAGACCTTGATTCAATTCCTGAATTGCAAGCTGCCATACGGTCGTGTGAAAAAGCCTTGAATGGGACGGGTCGCGTCCTTGTTAGGTATTCCGGTACCGAACCCCTCGTTCGTGTCATGGTGGAAGGACAAAATGATAATCAAATTCGGCAAGTGGCCGATCAGTTAGTGGGGGTGGTCAAAGCTGCCATAGGCTAA
- the folP gene encoding dihydropteroate synthase, producing the protein MAGSVTEVTERWIRAGSKRILLGPRPLIMGVLNITPDSFSDGGRFLDPHQAIDQAQKMVDSGADIIDVGAESTRPGSQCVDVQEELRRLNPVLEVLGKRCSVPLSVDTRKGEVARRALELGVHVINDISALQFSPNMGKVVAEYQAGIVLMHMEGDPATMQDYCHYDNVVDDVKHFLQTRIEMAESYGIDREQIVIDPGIGFAKNTEQNLQLLNGLAAFESLGQPVLVGVSNKSFIGSIVKRPVAERMMGTAAAVATAVFQGAHIIRVHDVEPMRDVVAMVTAIKNAHLN; encoded by the coding sequence ATGGCAGGTTCAGTCACCGAAGTTACTGAACGATGGATACGTGCCGGAAGCAAACGAATTTTGCTTGGCCCACGTCCGTTGATCATGGGGGTCTTGAATATCACTCCTGATTCCTTTTCAGACGGAGGCCGGTTCCTTGATCCTCATCAGGCTATTGATCAGGCTCAAAAGATGGTTGATAGTGGGGCAGACATCATTGATGTGGGAGCAGAATCGACTAGGCCAGGTTCTCAATGTGTTGATGTGCAAGAAGAACTTCGTCGGCTCAATCCTGTCTTGGAAGTGCTAGGAAAGCGGTGCTCTGTGCCCCTGTCAGTCGACACTCGGAAGGGGGAGGTAGCGCGAAGAGCCTTGGAATTAGGGGTGCATGTCATTAACGATATCAGTGCCTTGCAGTTTAGTCCGAACATGGGAAAGGTCGTGGCTGAATATCAGGCTGGGATCGTGTTGATGCATATGGAGGGCGATCCCGCGACCATGCAGGATTATTGTCACTATGACAATGTGGTCGATGACGTGAAACATTTTTTGCAGACTCGAATTGAGATGGCTGAATCCTATGGGATCGACCGTGAGCAAATCGTGATTGACCCTGGAATTGGCTTTGCAAAAAATACCGAACAGAATCTCCAATTGTTAAATGGGTTAGCGGCGTTTGAGAGTTTGGGGCAACCAGTGTTGGTGGGGGTTTCCAATAAATCGTTCATTGGTTCCATTGTGAAGAGGCCTGTGGCTGAAAGAATGATGGGCACTGCGGCGGCGGTGGCGACTGCGGTATTTCAGGGGGCTCACATTATTCGAGTGCATGATGTGGAGCCGATGCGGGATGTCGTAGCTATGGTCACGGCAATCAAAAACGCTCACTTGAATTAG
- the ftsH gene encoding ATP-dependent zinc metalloprotease FtsH: MNSRVKNLLFWVVVGLFMILLFNLFTVPTHAPEEPVIFSEFMTHLERGEVSKVVMRDSQISAVLKDGTKINTYTVEYPDLVKALRENGVQIEAKPPDESPWYITFLVTWGPFVLFLGLWFFLMRQMQIGGNRALSFGKSRARLLTEEKKRITFADVAGVDEAKEEVVEIIEFLKDPQKFQKLGGRIPKGVLVVGPPGTGKTLLAKAIAGEAGVPFFSISGSDFVEMFVGVGASRVRDLFEQGKKHAPCIIFIDEIDAVGRLRGAGLGGGHDEREQTLNQLLVEMDGFDTTEGVILVAATNRPDVLDPALLRPGRFDRQVVVNRPDVRGRVEILKVHTKKVPIGTDVNLEQIGRGTPGFSGADLENLVNEAALWAARLNKKVVELIDFENAKDKVMMGVERKSMVLSEAEKRTTAFHEAGHALMAKLLPGTDPVHKVTIIPRGRAMGMTMQLPIDDRHSYSQEFLYNTLSILLGGRVAEELVLKDVTTGAGNDIERATELARKMVCEWGMSAKLGPITFGKKDEEVFLGREIAQRRDVSDQVALEIDHEVKRLIVESYERTKRMLTENIHTLRALAEALLEKEVLDSLEIDQIISSGSIVQDPSPVSG; the protein is encoded by the coding sequence ATGAATTCTCGGGTAAAGAACTTGCTTTTTTGGGTCGTAGTTGGACTATTTATGATCCTACTGTTCAATTTATTTACGGTCCCGACTCATGCTCCTGAAGAACCAGTGATATTTAGCGAATTTATGACGCACCTGGAACGTGGAGAGGTTTCTAAGGTGGTTATGAGAGATAGCCAAATTAGTGCTGTCCTCAAAGATGGAACGAAGATTAATACGTATACCGTTGAATATCCTGATTTAGTGAAAGCCCTCAGGGAGAATGGAGTTCAAATTGAGGCCAAGCCACCTGATGAAAGCCCCTGGTATATTACCTTTCTCGTGACCTGGGGCCCCTTTGTCTTGTTCTTGGGCCTTTGGTTTTTCTTAATGCGGCAAATGCAGATCGGGGGCAATCGTGCGCTGTCCTTTGGAAAAAGCAGGGCCAGATTACTTACTGAAGAAAAAAAGAGAATTACCTTCGCGGATGTCGCAGGCGTCGATGAAGCCAAAGAAGAAGTTGTTGAAATTATAGAGTTTTTGAAGGATCCGCAAAAGTTTCAAAAATTAGGGGGCCGGATTCCCAAGGGAGTCCTTGTGGTGGGCCCTCCTGGCACTGGAAAAACGCTTCTGGCCAAGGCTATTGCTGGCGAAGCGGGCGTTCCCTTCTTTAGCATCAGTGGGTCTGATTTCGTTGAAATGTTTGTAGGGGTTGGTGCCTCCAGGGTTCGTGATTTATTTGAGCAAGGAAAAAAGCATGCCCCCTGCATCATTTTTATTGATGAAATTGATGCCGTGGGTCGTTTACGGGGCGCTGGCCTCGGTGGTGGTCACGATGAACGGGAACAAACTCTCAATCAATTACTTGTGGAAATGGATGGGTTTGATACGACGGAAGGTGTAATTCTTGTCGCCGCGACGAACAGACCTGATGTGTTGGATCCTGCGTTATTGCGTCCGGGTCGGTTTGATCGGCAGGTAGTGGTAAATCGCCCTGATGTTCGGGGTCGGGTAGAAATTTTAAAAGTACATACGAAAAAAGTTCCGATTGGGACCGATGTCAACTTAGAGCAAATCGGCCGAGGTACCCCTGGTTTTTCAGGTGCGGATTTAGAAAATCTGGTCAATGAGGCCGCATTATGGGCAGCTCGTCTCAATAAAAAAGTCGTGGAACTCATCGATTTTGAAAATGCTAAAGACAAGGTCATGATGGGGGTTGAGCGAAAGAGTATGGTGCTGAGTGAGGCAGAGAAGCGGACGACGGCATTTCATGAAGCCGGGCATGCGCTCATGGCGAAATTGCTGCCGGGGACCGACCCCGTTCATAAGGTGACTATTATTCCGCGTGGGCGGGCCATGGGCATGACCATGCAGCTGCCGATCGATGACCGGCATAGCTATTCCCAAGAATTTTTATATAATACCTTGTCGATTCTTTTGGGAGGCCGTGTGGCTGAAGAGCTCGTGCTCAAGGATGTCACCACTGGGGCTGGGAATGATATTGAACGTGCGACCGAGTTAGCGAGGAAAATGGTCTGTGAATGGGGTATGAGTGCCAAACTTGGTCCCATTACCTTTGGGAAAAAAGATGAAGAAGTGTTCCTCGGGCGGGAAATCGCTCAGCGGCGTGATGTCAGTGATCAGGTGGCTTTAGAGATCGATCACGAAGTCAAGCGCCTTATTGTCGAATCTTATGAGCGCACCAAACGCATGTTGACGGAAAATATTCATACCTTGCGAGCGTTGGCTGAAGCGTTGTTGGAAAAAGAAGTCCTGGACTCTTTGGAAATTGACCAGATTATTTCTTCAGGCTCCATCGTTCAGGACCCTTCGCCCGTTTCGGGGTGA